In Balaenoptera acutorostrata chromosome 19, mBalAcu1.1, whole genome shotgun sequence, the following proteins share a genomic window:
- the ERFL gene encoding ETS domain-containing transcription factor ERF-like, translating into MDCSCVSDLLFAPPALPALWTPGFAFPDWAYKPESSPGSRQIQLWHFILELLQKEEYQGVIAWQGDYGEFVIKDPDEVARLWGIRKCKPHMNYDKLSRALRYYYNKRILHKTKGKRFTYKFNFSKVVLVNYPLLDVAAATTGAPLLLTPGPFGGAPGPDAPPLTPETLQTLFSAPRLGEPGARAPLFTPETDKLRLDSPFPLLGSGATGYSKPPGLLGPFGRAFPEHPWNFSPYLTSPFPKLPPPLYPPHFYPNPLASSLGHLPSAGAGGSPTAAPLLAATAEGLGPERPSGLAAAPRLALPRAGGPEAALGGKEDSDSELEITDVSGCSSDSEGDEGLPAPPKAKAGKGGVGS; encoded by the exons GGTTTGCCTTCCCGGATTGGGCCTACAAGCCGGAGTCGTCCCCCGGCTCGAGGCAGATCCAGCTGTGGCACTTTATCCTGGAGCTGCTGCAGAAGGAGGAGTACCAGGGTGTCATCGCCTGGCAGGGGGACTACGGGGAATTCGTCATCAAGGACCCCGACGAGGTGGCTCGGCTCTGGGGCATCCGAAAGTGCAAGCCCCACATGAATTATGACAAGCTGAGCCGGGCCCTGcg CTACTACTACAACAAGCGGATTCTCCACAAGACCAAAGGGAAGAGGTTCACCTACAAGTTCAACTTCAGCAAAGTCGTGCTTGTCAATTACCCACTGTTGGACGTGGCAGCAGCCACCACGGGCGCTCCACTCTTGCTGACCCCTGGTCCCTTCGGGGGAGCCCCTGGGCCAGAtgctcctcccctcacccccgaG aCCCTGCAGACCCTGTTCTCTGCCCCACGCCTGGGAGAGCCGGGGGCCCGGGCGCCCCTGTTCACCCCCGAGACAGACAAACTGCGTCTGGACAGCCCTTTCCCGTTGCTGGGCTCTG gTGCCACTGGCTATTCCAAGCCCCCCGGCCTGCTGGGTCCCTTCGGCCGCGCCTTCCCAGAGCACCCCTGGAACTTTAGCCCGTACCTCACCAGCCCCTTCCCCAAGCTGCCCCCGCCTCTCTACCCCCCCCACTTCTACCCCAACCCTCTGGCCAGTTCCCTGGGCCACCTGCCCTCAGCAGGGGCAGGGGGAAGCCCCACCGCTGCGCCCCTGCTGGCTGCCACCGCGGAGGGCCTGGGCCCCGAGCGCCCCTCGGGCCTGGCAGCAGCCCCTCGCCTGGCACTGCCGAGGGCTGGGGGCCCAGAGGCCGCGCTGGGGGGGAAGGAAGACAGCGACTCGGAGCTGGAGATTACCGACGTCAGCGGCTGCAGCTCTGACAGCGAGGGCGACGAGGGCCTCCCCGCGCCCCCCAAGGCCAAGGCGGGCAAAGGGGGGGTCGGCAGCTGA